The following DNA comes from Triticum aestivum cultivar Chinese Spring chromosome 3D, IWGSC CS RefSeq v2.1, whole genome shotgun sequence.
ACTGAGACACTGACTCCCCTCCATCAGACCAAGCAAGATTTTTGGAGTCACCGGGAAATTGTGAAGTCGACGACAGTGATACTTTGACTGTGGACGGGTGACACGGACACTAGCGTCGCAGATTCTGCATGAAACAAAAGCTTCCAACGGCATGGTTACCTTATTGCcccttagggcatcttcaacggggCCCGTAATTTTTTTAATGCATCTATTCATGAACAAGGGGACCAGTTCACCGACACGGAAAAGGCCATGTCGGAGGCCGCCATCCAACTATAGCCGCATGCATTTTAAATCCTTTTTCAACACACCGGATGGAATTCATACAAAAAcgaccggatttcatataaacatgacgattTTTATGTAAACTGGACGAAAATGTTTACATTTGGGACATATTTTAACTAAAGTAAAACTATGTGCACGTACAGTCGCGCGGAGCTTCACTCCCACGACATGGATACACTACACTTGTCTATGGTCGCGGCGGATCCTTTTGTCTTCCCCATGCCTGGCAGCCCGCTCACCGGACTGCTGGGAGCCCCGGAGGTACCAAAGGGCGGCTCGCTTCCCCGCCGCTCATCGGAGTGGAACCACCGGTTAATGCTTCAGCCggaggggaagggggcgcctccgCTTTCGTGAAGCCTATACGGGGGCCGACGATGGTCTGCACTGAAGAAAGAACCGGGTAAGACACCGGCTATGTATGTCGGCgccgcctcggcggtggccttcccgggacttCAGCGGCGGTGGCATCCCGTGTTCTATTTTTTCTCGAAGTTGGCGGCGGACGCGGACGCGCTGGCCACTGACTCGGTGATCACTGCGTAGCCGGCTTCTTTCTCTACCTGCACGACGCAGTTACGCGCGCATTGACGGCAATGACGCGGTCGGAGGCACGGGAGTGGCGGTACGACGCGGCATCATCCACGACAGCGAtgatgcccgtgccgccgtgctccccgtCGGGTCAGCCTGGAGAAACTTGCTACTCCTCCGCGAGCTGGCGTGATgcggcgagttgttgaaccacgcgccggcttggggcggcaatttGCTCCATCGTGCTAGGCGAGGAAATTGGAGCAGCTAGATGTCTCGCTCGAAtctggcgggccacccagccggcttttatgccggagaactgctcttctgctcgtcggatgCCATCAAAAGGGTGAAAAAATGGTGaaaggaggagatggggagcggcGGACCTAGTGGTGCGATTCTTGCCCTGTGTCTTGACTCATTTAAATAGAGGCCGGATGGGAGGAGTTCGTCCAGCGTTGTGTTTAATGTCGCCCCGCTTGTGAACGGACGTATGGCCGAAGTAGATTTCTTGGCTttcatgcgggtttaatggaggcgttcCAATGCGGCGAGGCCgtgtgttcagccaggcgtgcagcgggtgACACCCTCGGccagcgcgccgcttcaatggcggagacAGTGAGAGGTTGCATCCGCCCTGAGCCGTCTACAATGTAGAGTGACACGCTCTACAGcgtcatgaatgcgggcagctggcgccgagcAGGAAGCACACACGGGATGAATGTGTGGCTTTGGGTGGGACAAGACGTTCAGAAGCGGGCGTGGGGaccggtccggactcccgcaacccCTGTTTGTCTTCGGTTTTTGAAAAAAAGTATATCCGGATCGCATCGCGGACCAATACAAAACAGTATTGAAATGGCTTTGGCCTTCCGGACAGCGCGATCAGACGCGTGTAGGAGGTTTTCGGGGGGCGTTGGGATGCCCTTATTCAGTTTGCACACTCCACTTGCAATACTCTGCTACTAGAACGTTGCAAGAAGATGGACCCGTTTCATTTCCCTGGACCTGCTGCAGCAGTCATGTTCCGCTCACCCATGCTCCTACTGCTCACCTTCCTCCTCTCTAGCACCACCACTATAGCTGCCGAAATCCCGCCGTCGTGCGAGCCAGCGtcgtgcggcgacctccgcatcaCGTACCCCTTCTGGCTCGGCGGCACGCACCCGCCCGAGTGTGGCTACCACGCCTTCCGGGTCACCTGCGACCACCGCGCCGGCAGCAAGGCCTTACTCCAGCACTCAGTTTCCACGTACCAGATCCTCGACATCTCCTATCAAGACAGCTCGTTGCGGATCAAAAACGTTGAGCTCTCGGACGGCATGTGCAACCCCAAGCTCCATGCGAACGCCTCCTCCAACCTCGGCCTCGCGCCCTTCGGCATCAGCGCCGCCAACCAGGAGCTCTTCTTCCTCTACAACTGCAGCGCCCTGCCGCCTCCGCCTACATGGGCGCCCATGTACTGCGCCACTGGATCCAAGCGGCCGCTCAACAATTCGTTTGCGTGGCTTGCTGGGGCATACAAGCTAGACGACATTTCGAGGCAGGTGCACTGGAACTGCACGGCGTCCATGATGCCAGTGCTCGGGTACAAGGGGGCGACCGGGGTGGACTACCAGCGGCTGATGGAGGGCGGGTTCCTTCTTGAGTACACGGCCGGCGACTGTGTGGCGTGCATGGAGAGCCGAGGAATTTGCCGGACTAATATCACCAACGATATCTTCGAGTGCCACTGCCCCGACGGAATTTCTTCGTCCAACATCTGCGGTGAGCTTCACAAATTTAATCAGTAAAAAACATGCACCGCTTTAGTTCTGTAGCCTAAGTACTCTTTGGTTTTGGACCACTAATTAAGTTATGGTATAGAGGAGTTCTACAAGAAAAATAAACATTGCCTGCTAATTACTACTACAATATGCATACTGAATTGTACACTAGTGCAATTTCAACAGAGCTACCGCTCTAGTACAGAATCGTGAGTAAGTACAGAGGACATTTGCAGAAAAAAAAAATAACAGAGCTAATTGCTATGTTGACCGAGATGTACCGTCCATTCAAGTGTCATTCAAACGCATACCTACAAATCACTGTTTATGCAATAGCTTACATTGGCTATCAAATCTACAGACATATAACTAATAAGTAGCccttctgtaaagaaatataagatcgtttagggAGTATGTTTTAGTCAAACAGGTCTCTGAGTGAAATAGTTGCTCAATCAAAAGAAAGTAGCATATGTAGTCCATGTTCTATTGTTCGTCACTATCGTGCAATGTATTCCTTTTTGTATATTACACCCACAGAATATTGAAGGTTTATATATGATGCTTGTCTCTTTCCTTTGAAAAAACAACCGACGTAATACTATTGGACGGCATTGATTTTACTCACAAAACTTTATGTTATATTCCAGCTATCATGGAGACCGGCACGAAGATTGTACTAATAGGTATGCTAGAATATTTGTCATTTTTTCAGATGTAATATTTAAATATCAGTAATTCACTAACAGTGATTTTGTGTATGAAATGGTAACTTTAGAATTATCATGTCAGTAACAATTGAAATTTGATCTAAAATTAAAATCTGCAACAAACTCTCAGTTTGTTCATAATACAAGACCGTTAAATTTATCGTATTTACCCGTTGCTTGGTTTTGACACGGTGTAAAGGAAAAAAAACTATTAATGGCCTTGGAAATCATAATGACTGTAATATAGCTTGTATTTAAAGGAAGTAACATCTGCTTGCGTCTCAGTTTTGGCAGTAACAGCTGCAACCTTGATCTCCCTCTGTTTTTATCTGCTGAGGCATATAAAGGTAAGACTATGGATTCCCCTTAGCAAGAAGACTAGCAGCAACACCGAAAAGAATTATGAGGCCATGATTGCAGCATATGGATCCCTAGCTCCTACAAGATACATCTACTCGGAGGTAATGAAGATAACATATTCTTGTAAGAAACAACTTGGAAAAGGTGGTTATGGTGTGGTTTTCAAAGGAAGGCTACAGGATGGTCGTTTGGTTGCTGTGAAATTCTTGCATGATTGCAAAGGAAACGGAGAAGAGTTTGTGAATGAGGTTCTGAGCATTGGAAGGACCTCTCATGTTAATGTTGTTAGCTTATTTGGGTTTTGTTTCGAGGGATCAAAGCGAGCTcttatatatgagtatatgcctAATGGTTCCTTGGATAAGTACATTTACTCACAAAACCCCAAAGAAATTTTAGGATGGGAGAGGCTCTATGTAATAGCAATCGGGATTGCTCGTGGCCTTGAGTACTTACACCATAGATGTAATACTCGTATTGTCCATTTCGATATGAAGCCTCAAAATATCCTTCTAGACAAGGATTTTAGCCCAAAGATTGCTGATTTTGGTCTAGCTAAATTATGTCATACAAAGGAGAGTGAGCTTTCAATGACCGGTACTAGAGGAACAATTGGGTTCATCGCTCCGGAAATCCACTCTCGAACCTTTGGAGTTGTTTCAACAAAATCAGATGTTTATAGTTATGTAATGATGTTGTTGGAGATGGTTGGAGGTAGGAGAAATGTCAAATCAATTGTGAACAAATCTAGCGAAAAGTATTTTCCAGATTGGATTTACGACCACTTTGCCCAAGATGAAGGATTAAAAGTATGTGAAGTTACAAGCGAAGTTGAGGAAATTGCGAGAAAGATGACCTTAATTGGCTTGTGGTGCATACAAGTATTACCTATATATCGCCCTACTATAACAAAAGTTCTAGAAATGTTTGAGAAAAGCTTGGATGATTTGGACATGCCACCAAAGCAGAGCTTCTATGAACTACTGTAAGATGTTTCTCCCAtacttttttcctttgtttttctgtGCCATTATAATTATGCAATAACTTGACCTACACGGTTATCTATCTTTCCAGTGAGAGTCCAACTAATAATATGGAAGTACAAAGTGTATGGTCTGAGACTGAGGAGGTAAGGCTTGCGAATTCAAAAATCCTATAACGAGCTTGTGACTTCATCACTAGCAAAAAGAAATTGCTAAAGTTTTGTGCAGATAAGAATTGTTTTGATAGAGGGTTCCTACTCTTCGTCGAGTCAATTTAATACGAGACATCTTCTTTGCCCCCTACAGATTGAAACATTGGAGATACGCCATGTCAAGGGTATGCCCCCCACAAGGGATATTGCCTAGGAGGTGCCATGCGTCGAGGAGGGGCACACGATGAGGGTAAGCCCCGTGAAGAGGGTATGTTACTGTCACGGCTATGGAATATTTCACCTATGCAGCACCACCAACAAAGATTACTCGCCAGAGGATATTGTGTCAGGATAATCCTCTGTGAGTAGCTGTAAAGACCACAATTGCCCGCATAATCCaccccctccatcctctccatTTATCCAGTGGGTTCCCCCAAGTTTACAGTCTAGTCACGATTGTAAACACACGTTGTGAATCCACAAGTGGCACGGTGATTTCCAATTATTTAGCTGTACTACAGTACATCGGGAAATTAAACCAGCGCAACAGAATTCTACATTGTATCACAAAATATATTTGCATGACCTAGAGTTGAGGGCATCCGCATCAAAAAAAGAATATCAGTTTTGTGTTCTCAAGTTCTAGCCACTAATGGTAGACAAGCTACCAAGACCTTCAGAACTAGAAATTTTCTCGAGATCACAATAAACACAATTTTGACCCTAGTTGTGGCCCCTAATTTTTCAGATGTGAATAGtgtatattgttggaaatatgccctggaggcaataatatttgtattattatatttccaaaTTCATAATTATAGTGTTTATATTATACACTATAACtgatatgatcctggaatatgtgattcagtggaaaactcatatgcacgtgtggaatgataaacggttaaataaaaggttcctagttTTGCCTCtataggactagctcaagtgttgttggtgatcatgttttccggatcttaggatatcattgAGTGTAACGATAGTCATAAaaaacattgagattatgacgttggaagaacgattATACTGAATCGACCAAAACTTGTCTGTTATAAATTGAGTTAATATTGTCTGTAACGAATTGTAATCACATGGAGTGTTAACGTGTGAATTTTCTCCTTAGAACATGAGAGTATTGTAGTCACTTCTTACAGTACAGTGGGCTTTGGGGTTTCTCAAACGTAAcatgtaacaaggtgatcataacaatAACTTACAGGTTCAttagaaagtttgacaagggactaaatagctcgagagtgggatttgctcccctcaggatggagagatattcttagagcCCTCTTagtgtgacggcatccatcatcgtctggccagacacaggtgacgtAAAATACTGGAATAtattaacgagaaagaagaacaaaaccagtaacaagGATAACGGtataacactactggaatcagctaatttgccatctgccagctctttgccgtctgctagctgacggcaaagaagctcttttccatcagctacccaaaagcagacgacaaagaaatggcagacggcaaagaagctctttgccatctgcgagctctttg
Coding sequences within:
- the LOC123076962 gene encoding LEAF RUST 10 DISEASE-RESISTANCEUS RECEPTOR-LIKE PROTEIN KINASE-like 2.1 is translated as MFRSPMLLLLTFLLSSTTTIAAEIPPSCEPASCGDLRITYPFWLGGTHPPECGYHAFRVTCDHRAGSKALLQHSVSTYQILDISYQDSSLRIKNVELSDGMCNPKLHANASSNLGLAPFGISAANQELFFLYNCSALPPPPTWAPMYCATGSKRPLNNSFAWLAGAYKLDDISRQVHWNCTASMMPVLGYKGATGVDYQRLMEGGFLLEYTAGDCVACMESRGICRTNITNDIFECHCPDGISSSNICAIMETGTKIVLIVLAVTAATLISLCFYLLRHIKVRLWIPLSKKTSSNTEKNYEAMIAAYGSLAPTRYIYSEVMKITYSCKKQLGKGGYGVVFKGRLQDGRLVAVKFLHDCKGNGEEFVNEVLSIGRTSHVNVVSLFGFCFEGSKRALIYEYMPNGSLDKYIYSQNPKEILGWERLYVIAIGIARGLEYLHHRCNTRIVHFDMKPQNILLDKDFSPKIADFGLAKLCHTKESELSMTGTRGTIGFIAPEIHSRTFGVVSTKSDVYSYVMMLLEMVGGRRNVKSIVNKSSEKYFPDWIYDHFAQDEGLKVCEVTSEVEEIARKMTLIGLWCIQVLPIYRPTITKVLEMFEKSLDDLDMPPKQSFYELLESPTNNMEVQSVWSETEEIETLEIRHVKGMPPTRDIA